In Miscanthus floridulus cultivar M001 chromosome 19, ASM1932011v1, whole genome shotgun sequence, the DNA window CAAGTGTAGGGCACTGCAATTTTAGTTATGAGCACGTGCAATCCATGTTTTATCAAGTTGTGGCCCAGTAGTCTCTTCCAGTAGCCTCAGATAGATACATTTCATTGTAGGTCTAAAGATATAATAGTACTGAATTTACAATTGCTCTATTACTAATAAATTACATAGATTATTTGGCCATTGTAATTGCAGCTATTAGCATTCCATCTCTTGTTTTTGGTTTTCTCAATTCTTGACTTTCCCCTTCTTTGGTTTGCTTGCTGCACTTACACTGCTACTATTTATTGGTGTTGTTAACATCTCCTGCATGATAATATCAACAACATTAGATGAATATACATATGAAGTGACATATGTTGTTGTAGTGCTAACATTTACTTTTTGCCTATGTTTCTCTGTGTTACCTGATttccttttctttgtttttttaggCACAGGAGGAAGATGCTTTTTTTGGCATGTCTTGATGTTATGCCCTCCTTCACGACAGACAGCATACTGTCAAATAGGCAAACATATGTAGTACAGTAGCTGAGATATATTTAGGTTTGTGAGCACCTTGATGATATGTCAGCATATTATACCATCTTTTTCAAATTTGCAACACAGACATATGTAGTTTTTCTGTGTCAAGTCTACTGTTACAATGTATCTCCTTGTTCTGAACTCAAACTGCCTGTGGTACTCTGATTTTAACACTGCATAAACTTTATCTTTATGGAGTTCTTGAGCCTCATACTTTCTTGCCAATATGAGCTCCTTTTGAAACTTGAAGAATATCTTTCTGTTGTACAGCCTTGTAGCCTGCCTTTCGAACTCATATGCTATACTCAACCAAGGCGTTGATCTGGTTTCAAAGTCCTGTTCTACTTGATTCATTTCTGTTGTATCTGAAATTCTTTGGAACTCATTCATAAATCTCATAATACTATACCTTGGTGTAACATCCAGTTTGAATAATGCATTTGTGCCTTCACTTCTCGCTGTAGAGTTATTGAAAGGGAAGAAATGCTTCTTGAAGTAACATGGAACAAAATTTTCCCTATTAAACCACATGTCATCAAGGTATCTGAAGCCACCGACATCATATGTTTGTGGCAACTTCTTGTACAAGCACTCAAACTCTGTTTCGGTCAATGAGTTCCTAAGAATGTCAAAGAGATTGTCATGCAGCTTCTTGTTCCTTTCCAATGAAAATATCCTGCCACCTTTCTCCTGAGCTTTCTTCACAATGTGGAAGAAGCAGTTCTGATGAATAGTGTCCAGTAGAACATTTCTGATACCAGCCTTCATTGCTAGGTCCTGTTCAGTGATTATAGTTTTAGGGTGCTTTCCTCCCATACAAGTCAGCATTGTCTGAAACAACCACTCAAAAGTTTCTGTAGTTTCATCCATTATGAAAGCGCAGCCAAACAGGCAATTGTCCCCATGACTTGTAATACCAACAATTGGTGCAAACTTGAGGGAGTACTTGTTTGTGTTGTAGGTTGTATCAAAACTGATGCAATCTCCAAATTCCTCATAGTACCTTCTGCTTGTACCATTGGACCAGAAAATGTTTTTCACTTTATTGTTTTCATCTATGGAAAACTTGTAGAAGAACATTGGGTCCTCAGCCTGTTTCTTAGAGAACCAGTCATACACTTGTTGCATGTCATTACCCGATGTTGCCTTATTTATCTTTGTCTTCTCATTGCTGATATGTTTCTTGTTGTATGGAGTGACATCCCCTCTTATATAAGATAGGACTACCATAATCTTCCTATCTGGTAGGTTCACTTTGTTGAATGTTGCAATAAGTTCCTTCTCCATTTCAGTCATCCTAATATATGAAAACAGTTTATTCTTCTGATCCTTGCTTGCAAACGCATGATTGTGCTCAAGATTCAACCTGGTTATTGTCCATTCTCCATTCTGTAGTGTGACAACAAGTTCAGTGGGGCACTCAGTTGGTACAAGCGTACTTGTTTTCCTTTTGTTTGGCACAGGATTAGGTGTTGGCGGTGTACCAGAAATCTTCCTTTTGTTCTTTCTTGCGCTTTGGACTCCTAAAACAGAAATCTTCCTTTTGTTGTTTCTTGTGCTTCGTACTCCTGAAACACCAGTGCTATCATCCTCCTTTCTCTTACCAGACAAGTTACACTTGTATGTGACCCTTGTTACCTGGCCATAGTTGTGATCTTTCGTGTCTTGGCACTTGTATGTGTGCCATTTGACCAATGAAAACCCGACTATAAATGCGTAGTCATTGTAGAAACTATACGCATCTTCTGTTGTTTTGAATTTCATGCCTAGCTGAGGAACATGCCTGCTAGCATGTTCGTGAGACAAACGCTTAGCTGCCATAATACTTTGGCTTTCAATCTGAATTGCCCTGAGCTCTTCTTCAACTTGTTCTTCACTTGCTACTAGATGTTGTTTTGTCATGTTGCCCACTGTATCTTGCTCCCCTTCACTGCCTTGTTCATCTTGTCTTTCCTCATGTACCATGTTTtcttcatttgcaaactctggtacTGCTTCTGATTCTTCATTTCGATGGTCGTCTGCATCATCTTGTGGTGGCTCATAGATTCTACTGGTAGTGATGAACATCTGGTTCTGTTTTCACCGGTAAGGAAAAAGGTGTACTGTTAGATATTTCATCTTGTATTGTAGCAAACAAAGTAATTTAGCTGTATATGTAGAGAACAAGTAAATACCTCTAGTGGAAATGGCTCATTGAGTATGTCCATGAAACTTCCTGTCATTTCAGATGACAAAAATTCTTCATAATTCTGATTTGAAGATTTAGCCTGAGCTATGACTTGGTTCATAAGGCTTGTATAGCTTGATCCGCCCTATGATAATACATAACTTGTTCCTCCTGGTGACATGATCACCTGCAAATTTTGGGGTTCACCATTACAATAAAATCTTAGTTCTTTTGTTAGTacccattttttaaaaaaaattgtgaaaTGCGAGTTTTAGGAATCTCACTTCTTGTCTCTGCATTTCTTGTTCTTGTCCATAGCTACTGTAGTTCACTGGTGGTATTGAGCTCTGCTGTTACAGCATGAGGTCAGTCAAATGCCaaggagacagagaggaagacaAAGTAGTGGAATAACACATTGAAGCAAGACAAAGTAAGTCAAACTTGTAGTGCCTGctacattattattattatattttttgcaCAGGGTTTAACAAACTTATATATGTCACACTGACAATATGTGTTATAAGTTGAATTCCTTTTTACCTCATGAGTATTGTTGGCATTTTCAATGTTTGTATCAAACATGTAGTAGCTCTCAGGATTGAATTCCACTTCTCTTTCGGACGCACCCTGCATATGAAGAAGACTATCCTGTCCATAACAGTTGTAGTCCAGTAGTGCTGATGAACTATCCTGTTCAttacaaacaaacaaaaagaaaCTCAAATATCAGTAGTTGCAATTAGGAATAGTCTAAATTACAAGTTTGTAGCATTGCAATTGTAGTTTTCTTAATATGTAAtaactacaatttttatttacctCATTAGTATAATTGGGGTTTACAATGTTTGAATCAAAATTGTAGTAACTTTGAATATTGGCTTCTAAATCTCTTGCTAAAGCACTCTGCATATATTAAgataaaccgattagtgaaag includes these proteins:
- the LOC136525988 gene encoding protein FAR1-RELATED SEQUENCE 5-like, which translates into the protein MFITTSRIYEPPQDDADDHRNEESEAVPEFANEENMVHEERQDEQGSEGEQDTVGNMTKQHLVASEEQVEEELRAIQIESQSIMAAKRLSHEHASRHVPQLGMKFKTTEDAYSFYNDYAFIVGFSLVKWHTYKCQDTKDHNYGQVTRVTYKCNLSGKRKEDDSTGVSGVRSTRNNKRKISVLGVQSARKNKRKISGTPPTPNPVPNKRKTSTLVPTECPTELVVTLQNGEWTITRLNLEHNHAFASKDQKNKLFSYIRMTEMEKELIATFNKVNLPDRKIMVVLSYIRGDVTPYNKKHISNEKTKINKATSGNDMQQVYDWFSKKQAEDPMFFYKFSIDENNKVKNIFWSNGTSRRYYEEFGDCISFDTTYNTNKYSLKFAPIVGITSHGDNCLFGCAFIMDETTETFEWLFQTMLTCMGGKHPKTIITEQDLAMKAGIRNVLLDTIHQNCFFHIVKKAQEKGGRIFSLERNKKLHDNLFDILRNSLTETEFECLYKKLPQTYDVGGFRYLDDMWFNRENFVPCYFKKHFFPFNNSTARSEGTNALFKLDVTPRYSIMRFMNEFQRISDTTEMNQVEQDFETRSTPWLSIAYEFERQATRLYNRKIFFKFQKELILARKYEAQELHKDKVYAVLKSEYHRQFEFRTRRYIEGITSRHAKKSIFLLCLKKQRKGNQEMLTTPINSSSVSAASKPKKGKVKN